The following coding sequences lie in one Sorghum bicolor cultivar BTx623 chromosome 6, Sorghum_bicolor_NCBIv3, whole genome shotgun sequence genomic window:
- the LOC8054096 gene encoding probable copper-transporting ATPase HMA5 isoform X1, translating to MVATTRALLVSCFHGGGGGGGGGSEMSSRLSLRPRYPSMPRRPKGVAVAGGGGDGDLEAAVGTGDEEEEKVAVFSVSGMTCAACAGSVEKAVKRLPGIHDAAVDVLWGRAQVVFCPAFVSENKITEAIEDVGFEAKLIDEEVKEKNVLLCRLHIKGMACKYCTSTVEFALQASPGVQRASVALATEEAEIRYDRRIISASQLIQAVEETGFEAILVTTGEDQSRIDLKMDGVLDETLIMILKSSVQALPGVENITFNSELHKVTISYKPDQTGPRDLIEVINSATFGHVNASIYLEADGRDQHRYGEIKRYRQSFLWSLIFTIPVFLTSMVFMYIPWLKDGLEKKVVNMMSIGELVRWILSTPVQFVIGRKFYAGAYKAMCRGSPNMDVLIALGTNTAYFYSVYSVLRAATSENYMSTDFFETSSMLISFILLGKYLEILAKGKTSEAIAKLMDLAPETATLLMYDHEGNVVGEKEIDSRLIQKNDVIKVVPGGKVASDGFVIWGQSHVNESMVTGESRPVAKRKGDTVIGGTVNENGVLHVRATFVGSEGALAQIVRLVESAQMAKAPVQKFADHISRVFVPLVILFSMLTWLTWFVAGRLHSYPHSWIPQSMDSFQLALQFGISVMVIACPCALGLATPTAVMVATGVGASHGVLIKGGQALESAQKVDCIVFDKTGTLTIGKPVVVDTKLLKNMVLREFYDYAAAAEVNSEHPLAKAIVEHAKKLHPEENHIWPEAREFISVTGQGVKVDVSDKSVIVGNKSFMLSSGIDISLEALEILMEEEEKARTGIIVAIDQEVVGIISVSDPIKPNAHEVISYLKSMNVESIMVTGDNWGTANAIGKEVGIEKIIAEAKPEQKAERVKELQLSGRTVAMVGDGINDSPALVSADVGLAIGAGTDVAIEAADIVLMKSNLEDVITAIDLSRKTFFRIRMNYVWALGYNVIGIPIAAGVLFPSTGFRLPPWVAGAAMAASSVSVVCWSLLLRYYKAPKIVGS from the exons ATGGTGGCGACTACTCGAGCTCTGCTCGTCTCCTGCTTccacggcggtggcggtggcggtggcggcggctcagagatgagcagccGCCTCTCCCTGCGCCCGCGGTACCCGTCAATGCCGCGGCGCCCGAAGGGGGTGGCGGTTGCTGGCGGCGGAGGAGACGGCGACCTGGAGGCCGCGGTCGGTACGggggatgaggaggaggagaaggtggcGGTGTTCTCGGTGTCCGGGATGACCTGCGCCGCGTGCGCGGGGTCGGTGGAGAAGGCCGTGAAGCGGCTCCCGGGCATCCACGACGCCGCCGTCGACGTCCTCTGGGGCCGCGCGCAGGTCGTCTTCTGCCCAGCCTTTGTCTCG GAGAACAAAATTACAGAAGCCATTGAGGATGTTGGTTTTGAAGCTAAATTGATTGATGAGGAGGTCAAGGAAAAGAATGTTCTACTATGCAGGTTACATATAAAAGGAATGGCCTGCAAGTATTGCACAAGCACAGTTGAATTTGCCTTGCAAGCTTCTCCTGGGGTTCAAAGAGCTTCAGTTGCATTGGCTACTGAAGAGGCTGAGATCCGTTATGATCGCAGGATTATTTCTGCTAGCCAGCTAATCCAAGCAGTGGAAGAAACTGGCTTTGAAGCGATACTAGTGACGACAGGAGAAGACCAGAGCAGGATAGACCTTAAAATGGATGGTGTTCTCGATGAGACATTGATAATGATCTTGAAAAGCTCTGTACAGGCCCTTCCTGGTGTGGAAAACATTACATTCAACTCTGAGCTACACAAGGTCACCATCTCATACAAGCCTGACCAGACAGGTCCCCGGGACCTCATCGAAGTCATCAATTCAGCCACATTTGGTCATGTCAATGCATCAATATATCTGGAAGCAGATGGAAGGGACCAGCATAGGTATGGGGAAATCAAACGATACAGGCAGTCTTTCTTGTGGAGCTTAATATTCACCATTCCAGTTTTTCTCACCTCCATGGTGTTCATGTATATCCCTTGGCTGAAGGATGGGCTGGAAAAAAAAGTTGTCAATATGATGAGCATTGGTGAATTAGTTCGGTGGATTTTGTCAACACCGGTCCAATTTGTTATCGGTCGCAAATTTTATGCTGGTGCTTACAAGGCAATGTGCCGTGGCTCACCGAACATGGATGTCCTTATTGCTCTAGGGACAAACACGGCTTACTTCTACTCAGTTTACTCAGTTCTTCGAGCAGCTACCTCTGAGAATTACATGTCAACTGATTTTTTTGAGACTAGTTCCATGCTTATATCATTTATCCTTCTTGGAAAGTACCTTGAGATCTTGGCAAAAGGAAAAACCTCTGAGGCTATTGCCAAGCTGATGGATCTTGCACCGGAAACTGCAACACTGTTAATGTATGACCATGAAGGAAATGTGGTAGGAGAGAAGGAGATTGACAGCAGGTTAATTCAGAAAAATGATGTGATCAAAGTAGTCCCGGGTGGAAAAGTTGCTTCTGATGGATTTGTTATTTGGGGCCAGAGCCATGTGAATGAAAGCATGGTTACTGGAGAATCACGGCCAGTAGCAAAGAGAAAGGGTGACACTGTAATTGGAGGGACAGTGAATGAGAATGGTGTGCTCCATGTCCGGGCTACATTTGTGGGATCAGAGGGTGCACTGGCACAGATTGTAAGGCTAGTTGAGTCAGCGCAAATGGCAAAAGCTCCTGTCCAGAAGTTTGCTGATCACATATCTAGAGTCTTTGTTCCCCTG GTGATTCTTTTTTCAATGCTTACTTGGCTCACATGGTTTGTCGCGGGGAGGCTCCATAGCTACCCTCACTCATGGATACCACAATCCATGGATAGCTTTCAGCTCGCTCTTCAGTTTGGGATATCGGTTATGGTGATTGCCTGTCCTTGCGCCCTAGGGCTGGCTACTCCAACTGCTGTGATGGTTGCAACCGGAGTTGGTGCCTCACATGGTGTTCTGATCAAGGGTGGGCAAGCTCTGGAGAGTGCACAGAAG GTCGACTGCATCGTTTTTGACAAGACAGGGACGCTTACTATTGGGAAGCCTGTCGTTGTTGACACAAAGCTTCttaaaaacatggtcttgcgtGAATTCTACGACTATGCTGCTGCAGCAGAA GTCAACAGTGAGCACCCCCTGGCAAAAGCGATAGTGGAGCATGCCAAAAAGTTGCATCCAGAAGAAAACCACATTTGGCCTGAAGCAAGGGAATTCATTTCAGTAACTGGGCAAGGTGTCAAGGTGGatgttagtgacaagagtgtcaTTGTGGGAAACAAGAGCTTTATGCTGTCTTCTGGCATTGATATCTCCTTGGAAGCTTTGGAAATCCTCATGGAAGAAGAGGAGAAGGCAAGGACAGGGATTATTGTGGCCATCGACCAAGAAGTTGTTGGCATAATCTCCGTATCTGATCCGATAAAACCAAATGCCCATGAAGTGATATCATACCTGAAGTCCATGAATGTGGAGAGTATAATGGTGACTGGCGACAACTGGGGGACAGCTAatgctatcggcaaagaggtTGGCATTGAAAAGATTATTGCTGAAGCGAAACCAGAGCAGAAGGCTGAGAGGGTGAAGGAACTTCAG TTGTCTGGAAGAACCGTGGCAATGGTTGGCGATGGAATCAACGACTCCCCAGCACTTGTCTCGGCTGACGTGGGGCTGGCAATCGGCGCAGGAACAGATGTCGCCATCGAAGCTGCCGACATTGTCCTCATGAAGAGCAACCTGGAGGATGTGATCACCGCCATCGACCTGTCCAGAAAAACCTTCTTCCGCATACGAATGAACTACGTCTGGGCGCTCGGGTACAACGTCATCGGCATACCGATTGCTGCAGGGGTGCTCTTCCCATCCACTGGGTTTCGCTTGCCGCCCTGGGTTGCCGGTGCTGCAATGGCAGCTTCGTCCGTCAGTGTCGTCTGCTGGTCCCTGCTGTTGAGGTACTACAAGGCTCCAAAGATTGTTGGCAGTTGA
- the LOC8054096 gene encoding probable copper-transporting ATPase HMA5 isoform X2, translating into MACKYCTSTVEFALQASPGVQRASVALATEEAEIRYDRRIISASQLIQAVEETGFEAILVTTGEDQSRIDLKMDGVLDETLIMILKSSVQALPGVENITFNSELHKVTISYKPDQTGPRDLIEVINSATFGHVNASIYLEADGRDQHRYGEIKRYRQSFLWSLIFTIPVFLTSMVFMYIPWLKDGLEKKVVNMMSIGELVRWILSTPVQFVIGRKFYAGAYKAMCRGSPNMDVLIALGTNTAYFYSVYSVLRAATSENYMSTDFFETSSMLISFILLGKYLEILAKGKTSEAIAKLMDLAPETATLLMYDHEGNVVGEKEIDSRLIQKNDVIKVVPGGKVASDGFVIWGQSHVNESMVTGESRPVAKRKGDTVIGGTVNENGVLHVRATFVGSEGALAQIVRLVESAQMAKAPVQKFADHISRVFVPLVILFSMLTWLTWFVAGRLHSYPHSWIPQSMDSFQLALQFGISVMVIACPCALGLATPTAVMVATGVGASHGVLIKGGQALESAQKVDCIVFDKTGTLTIGKPVVVDTKLLKNMVLREFYDYAAAAEVNSEHPLAKAIVEHAKKLHPEENHIWPEAREFISVTGQGVKVDVSDKSVIVGNKSFMLSSGIDISLEALEILMEEEEKARTGIIVAIDQEVVGIISVSDPIKPNAHEVISYLKSMNVESIMVTGDNWGTANAIGKEVGIEKIIAEAKPEQKAERVKELQLSGRTVAMVGDGINDSPALVSADVGLAIGAGTDVAIEAADIVLMKSNLEDVITAIDLSRKTFFRIRMNYVWALGYNVIGIPIAAGVLFPSTGFRLPPWVAGAAMAASSVSVVCWSLLLRYYKAPKIVGS; encoded by the exons ATGGCCTGCAAGTATTGCACAAGCACAGTTGAATTTGCCTTGCAAGCTTCTCCTGGGGTTCAAAGAGCTTCAGTTGCATTGGCTACTGAAGAGGCTGAGATCCGTTATGATCGCAGGATTATTTCTGCTAGCCAGCTAATCCAAGCAGTGGAAGAAACTGGCTTTGAAGCGATACTAGTGACGACAGGAGAAGACCAGAGCAGGATAGACCTTAAAATGGATGGTGTTCTCGATGAGACATTGATAATGATCTTGAAAAGCTCTGTACAGGCCCTTCCTGGTGTGGAAAACATTACATTCAACTCTGAGCTACACAAGGTCACCATCTCATACAAGCCTGACCAGACAGGTCCCCGGGACCTCATCGAAGTCATCAATTCAGCCACATTTGGTCATGTCAATGCATCAATATATCTGGAAGCAGATGGAAGGGACCAGCATAGGTATGGGGAAATCAAACGATACAGGCAGTCTTTCTTGTGGAGCTTAATATTCACCATTCCAGTTTTTCTCACCTCCATGGTGTTCATGTATATCCCTTGGCTGAAGGATGGGCTGGAAAAAAAAGTTGTCAATATGATGAGCATTGGTGAATTAGTTCGGTGGATTTTGTCAACACCGGTCCAATTTGTTATCGGTCGCAAATTTTATGCTGGTGCTTACAAGGCAATGTGCCGTGGCTCACCGAACATGGATGTCCTTATTGCTCTAGGGACAAACACGGCTTACTTCTACTCAGTTTACTCAGTTCTTCGAGCAGCTACCTCTGAGAATTACATGTCAACTGATTTTTTTGAGACTAGTTCCATGCTTATATCATTTATCCTTCTTGGAAAGTACCTTGAGATCTTGGCAAAAGGAAAAACCTCTGAGGCTATTGCCAAGCTGATGGATCTTGCACCGGAAACTGCAACACTGTTAATGTATGACCATGAAGGAAATGTGGTAGGAGAGAAGGAGATTGACAGCAGGTTAATTCAGAAAAATGATGTGATCAAAGTAGTCCCGGGTGGAAAAGTTGCTTCTGATGGATTTGTTATTTGGGGCCAGAGCCATGTGAATGAAAGCATGGTTACTGGAGAATCACGGCCAGTAGCAAAGAGAAAGGGTGACACTGTAATTGGAGGGACAGTGAATGAGAATGGTGTGCTCCATGTCCGGGCTACATTTGTGGGATCAGAGGGTGCACTGGCACAGATTGTAAGGCTAGTTGAGTCAGCGCAAATGGCAAAAGCTCCTGTCCAGAAGTTTGCTGATCACATATCTAGAGTCTTTGTTCCCCTG GTGATTCTTTTTTCAATGCTTACTTGGCTCACATGGTTTGTCGCGGGGAGGCTCCATAGCTACCCTCACTCATGGATACCACAATCCATGGATAGCTTTCAGCTCGCTCTTCAGTTTGGGATATCGGTTATGGTGATTGCCTGTCCTTGCGCCCTAGGGCTGGCTACTCCAACTGCTGTGATGGTTGCAACCGGAGTTGGTGCCTCACATGGTGTTCTGATCAAGGGTGGGCAAGCTCTGGAGAGTGCACAGAAG GTCGACTGCATCGTTTTTGACAAGACAGGGACGCTTACTATTGGGAAGCCTGTCGTTGTTGACACAAAGCTTCttaaaaacatggtcttgcgtGAATTCTACGACTATGCTGCTGCAGCAGAA GTCAACAGTGAGCACCCCCTGGCAAAAGCGATAGTGGAGCATGCCAAAAAGTTGCATCCAGAAGAAAACCACATTTGGCCTGAAGCAAGGGAATTCATTTCAGTAACTGGGCAAGGTGTCAAGGTGGatgttagtgacaagagtgtcaTTGTGGGAAACAAGAGCTTTATGCTGTCTTCTGGCATTGATATCTCCTTGGAAGCTTTGGAAATCCTCATGGAAGAAGAGGAGAAGGCAAGGACAGGGATTATTGTGGCCATCGACCAAGAAGTTGTTGGCATAATCTCCGTATCTGATCCGATAAAACCAAATGCCCATGAAGTGATATCATACCTGAAGTCCATGAATGTGGAGAGTATAATGGTGACTGGCGACAACTGGGGGACAGCTAatgctatcggcaaagaggtTGGCATTGAAAAGATTATTGCTGAAGCGAAACCAGAGCAGAAGGCTGAGAGGGTGAAGGAACTTCAG TTGTCTGGAAGAACCGTGGCAATGGTTGGCGATGGAATCAACGACTCCCCAGCACTTGTCTCGGCTGACGTGGGGCTGGCAATCGGCGCAGGAACAGATGTCGCCATCGAAGCTGCCGACATTGTCCTCATGAAGAGCAACCTGGAGGATGTGATCACCGCCATCGACCTGTCCAGAAAAACCTTCTTCCGCATACGAATGAACTACGTCTGGGCGCTCGGGTACAACGTCATCGGCATACCGATTGCTGCAGGGGTGCTCTTCCCATCCACTGGGTTTCGCTTGCCGCCCTGGGTTGCCGGTGCTGCAATGGCAGCTTCGTCCGTCAGTGTCGTCTGCTGGTCCCTGCTGTTGAGGTACTACAAGGCTCCAAAGATTGTTGGCAGTTGA